GTTCGCCTTGAGGCGCGCCACTCTTTCGCGTTGCGCCGCGATTCCCTTTTCGTCGCTCTGGTCGGCGCCGACGAGGTCCGCGACCAGGCTCTGGCCGACGATCTCTTTCTGGCCTTCGAGCAGTTCGAGGGCGTACTGGAGCTGTTTGTCCAGGGCAAGACGCATGCCCATGCCGAATTCGGCGTTGTCCTCGAAGAGGGAGTTGGACCAGCTCGGGCCCCGTCCTTCTCCGTCGCTCGTCCAGGGGGTGGTGGGGAGGTTGCCTCCGTAGATGGACGAGCAGCCCGTGGCGTTGGCGATGAGGGCTCTGTCTCCGAAGAGCTGACTCAGGAGTTTGACGTAGGGCGTCTCTCCGCAGCCGGCGCAGGCGCCGGAGAATTCGAAGAGGGGGCGCAGGAGCTGGATGTCTTTGACCGTTCCCAGGTTGAGCTGCCCCCTGTCCATGTCGGGCAGGCTCAGGAAGTAGGTCCAGTTCGCCTTTTCGCTTTCCCGAAGCGGCGGCTGGGGCACCATGTTGATGGCTTTTTTCCCCTCTTCCTTTTTGCTCCGGGCCGGGCAGTTCTGGACGCAGAGGCTGCAGCCGGTGCAGTCTTCCGGCGAGATCTGTATAGTGGACCCCGAAAACTGGACCACGAGCTAAGTTGCAGTTGAAGTCGGGCTGTATCATAGGGTCCCAGAAAGAGAGGGGACATCATGGCAGCCAAGCGACAGAGGCGTTCAGCGGAGTTCAAAAGCAAAGTGGCCTTCGCTGCCCTGAAAGGGGATAAGACCCTGGCTCAATTGTCGGGTGAGTTCGAGGTTTCCGCCGTCCAGATCGGTCAGTGGAAGAAGCAGCTTCTGCAAGGGGGTCCGGAGATCTTTCAACGCAAAGGCACTCCGATGGATGTCGAGACGTTGATGGCCCCCCTCTACCAGGAGATCGGTCGGCTCAAGATGGAGCTCGACTGGCTCAAAAAAAAATCAGGCGCTGACGCTTGAGGGAAAGCGGACCTCCATCGATCCCGAGCACCCTTCGATCAGTGTTCGTCGGCAATGTGACCTCCTTGATCTTAACCGGTCCAGCTTCTACTACGCGAGCTCTTCCGCGACGGAGACGGCGGAGAACCTTGAAATCATGGAGCTCATCGACGGCCGGTACACCTGCGCCCCCTCTTACGGGAGCCGCCGGATGACGGCCTGGCTGCGTCGACAGGGACAGGACGTGAACCGCAAACGGATCGGACGGCTGATGAGGCTTATGGGGCTCGAAGGGATTGGCCCCAAACCGGGAACCAGCAAGCCTCACCCCGAACATGAGATTTATCCCTACCTGCTCCGGAACGCCGTCATCGTCAGACCGAATCAGGTCTGGAGCACCGATGTCACCTACCTCCCGATGAGTGGCGGTTTCATGTACCTCGCGGCCGTCATCGATTGGCACAGCCGCTTCGTCCTCTCCTGGGAACTTTCCAACACCCTGGACGCAGAGTTCTGCGTCGTCGCCCTCGACAGGGCTCTTCGGCAGGGAACGCCGGAGATCTTCAACACCGACCAGGGCTGTCAGTTCACCAGTAAGGCCTTTCTGTCTCTGCTCAAGGAAAAGGAGATCCGGATCAGCATGGACGGTCGTGGCAGGGCCCTCGACAACATCTTCGTGGAACGCTTCTGGCGGACCCTCAAGTATGAGTGGCTCTACTTGAACGACTATGAGCGGGTCCGCGATCTCCGCTGCGGCCTGCGGGAGTATATGGACTTCTACAACGACGAAAGGCTTCACTCCTCACTGAACTACAGGACACCGCGGGAGGTTCACTTTGCCGACCGGGAGGGACCGATGGCGGTCTGACTTTAACTAACTTCGGGCCTCAAATGGTCTTGACAATGGGGTCCACCATACTGGACGGTGTATTTTTTGTCTTTGAAGGCGGGCCATTTGGCCTCGGCCGATTTGAAGGTCGCAGGCGCGCCCTCCAGCAGGGTGCCGTCGTAGACTTTGGAGCGGATGACGGCGTGGGGGCAGACGAGGACGCATTTGCCGCACTGGATGCACGTTTCCGGGTCCCACTGGGGGATTTCCATGGCGATGTTGCGCTTTTCCCACTGGGTCGTGCCCGTCGGGAAGGTGCCGTCGGCCGTGAGGGCCACGTCTTTGACGGTGAGGCTGTCTCCTTCGTTGGCGAGCATGGGACCCAGGACGGTTCTGACGAATTCGGGCGCCTCGGCGGGGACGGCGGGTTTCATGGCGAAGGCGCTGGTGACTTCCTTCGGGATTTTGACTTCGTGGAGGTTCGCCACGGAGGCGTCGACGCAGGCGTAGTTCTTTTTGACGATGGCTTCGCCTTTGTTTCCGTAGGTTTTTTTGATGCTCCGCTTGATGGCTTCGATGGCCTCGTCCTGGGGGAGGATTCCGCTGATGGCGAAGAAGCAGGTCTGCATGACGGTGTTGATGCGGACGCCCATTCCCGTTTCGTGGGCCACTTTGTAGGCGTCGATGACGTAGAAGCGGATCTGTTTGTCGATGATTTCTTTCTGCAGTTCCCGCGGCAGACGGTCCCAGACGTCTTCCGGGCCGTAGATGCTGTTGAGGAGGAAGGTGCTTCCCGAAGCCGCCTGGGCGAGGAGACGGTATTTTTCGACGTAGGTGAAGACGTGGCAGGCGATGAAGTTGGCCTGGCCGATGAGGTAGGACGATCTCAGTTCTTTCGGGCCGAACCGCAGGTGCGAGACGGTGAGACCTCCGGATTTC
The DNA window shown above is from Aminithiophilus ramosus and carries:
- a CDS encoding IS3 family transposase (programmed frameshift), translated to MAAKRQRRSAEFKSKVAFAALKGDKTLAQLSGEFEVSAVQIGQWKKQLLQGGPEIFQRKGTPMDVETLMAPLYQEIGRLKMELDWLKKKSQALTLEGKRTSIDPEHPSISVRRQCDLLDLNRSSFYYASSSATETAENLEIMELIDGRYTCAPSYGSRRMTAWLRRQGQDVNRKRIGRLMRLMGLEGIGPKPGTSKPHPEHEIYPYLLRNAVIVRPNQVWSTDVTYLPMSGGFMYLAAVIDWHSRFVLSWELSNTLDAEFCVVALDRALRQGTPEIFNTDQGCQFTSKAFLSLLKEKEIRISMDGRGRALDNIFVERFWRTLKYEWLYLNDYERVRDLRCGLREYMDFYNDERLHSSLNYRTPREVHFADREGPMAV